The following coding sequences are from one Halobacteriovorax sp. JY17 window:
- a CDS encoding DNA-formamidopyrimidine glycosylase family protein — protein sequence MPIKVIECVQSKVISGIAHTPINLTGRKIIAVHRKGKLLYFELDKNEFLLSHLGMTGGWRIGKEKPSDPNGIKHNHLCLKHQGGYLSYVDPRRFGHMYQLNQEDTQSKLDELGIDLKDPAYTCDYLTETIKKYPNRQIKVHLLDQKLYAGTGNYIVNEICARAGVRPTRRNKSLSSSEIKRMHHATAVVIDGATQTGGTTFQGGYADTTGSKGNGVGHLVVFYQKICQLCHETPVKKLYLAQRGTYYCPKCQK from the coding sequence ATGCCGATCAAGGTGATTGAATGTGTTCAGTCGAAAGTGATTTCTGGAATTGCTCACACTCCTATTAATCTTACGGGTAGAAAAATCATTGCTGTTCATAGAAAAGGCAAACTCCTCTACTTTGAATTAGATAAGAATGAATTTCTTCTAAGTCATCTAGGAATGACTGGTGGTTGGAGAATTGGAAAAGAAAAACCTTCTGATCCAAATGGAATCAAACATAATCATCTCTGCTTAAAACACCAAGGTGGTTACTTAAGCTACGTTGATCCAAGACGCTTTGGTCATATGTATCAACTCAACCAAGAAGATACTCAATCAAAATTAGACGAGCTCGGAATTGATCTAAAAGATCCTGCCTATACCTGTGACTATTTAACAGAGACCATTAAGAAATATCCCAATAGACAAATTAAGGTTCACCTACTCGATCAAAAGCTCTACGCGGGAACGGGAAATTATATCGTCAATGAAATCTGCGCGCGCGCCGGAGTTCGTCCAACAAGAAGAAATAAATCACTATCTAGTAGCGAGATAAAAAGAATGCATCATGCAACGGCCGTTGTTATAGATGGAGCAACCCAAACTGGTGGAACAACATTCCAAGGAGGGTATGCCGATACCACGGGCTCAAAAGGCAATGGTGTCGGGCACTTAGTTGTCTTCTATCAGAAAATTTGCCAACTCTGCCACGAAACTCCAGTCAAAAAACTCTATCTGGCCCAGCGTGGGACATATTATTGTCCAAAATGCCAAAAGTAA
- a CDS encoding DDE-type integrase/transposase/recombinase, with product MEYYKKSSANPDDSIINILHKYNKWLSISSMCHLIGFNEKIFYKNKRKKEYYDFKQIRSNQLTTHEQKVLVKTASNKRLQHLSIKQLQLYSFRNNILHCHYDTWRKYIILFDIQRNNKLNTSKSRKYSKLSSNSSNEFWHIDITFFKRKNGKYLYLQVIQDNYSGLIISWSVKLRKTKYNTIELLSESMNKVTPKYLICDGGGENVNNEVRSLLKDLNILQITSKGSSKRLNLKVEAFFNILKNRYLNKHKHYSKMSLYKTAKSAIKNYNNSPSTKFYGATPYEVYTKDIDYNFLKEELNTKLQYAKIQRKNTYNQEVNHSRTSGS from the coding sequence TTGGAATACTACAAGAAGAGCTCTGCGAATCCAGATGATTCGATTATTAATATATTACATAAATACAATAAATGGTTAAGTATCTCTTCTATGTGCCATTTAATTGGGTTTAATGAGAAAATATTCTATAAGAATAAAAGGAAAAAAGAGTATTATGATTTTAAACAAATAAGGTCCAATCAATTAACTACACATGAGCAAAAAGTATTAGTAAAAACTGCTTCAAATAAAAGACTACAACACCTATCAATAAAACAGCTTCAATTGTACTCCTTCAGGAATAATATTCTTCATTGTCACTACGATACATGGAGAAAATATATAATTCTTTTTGATATTCAAAGAAACAATAAACTCAACACTAGTAAGTCACGAAAGTATTCAAAATTATCTTCAAATAGCTCTAATGAATTTTGGCATATAGACATTACTTTTTTCAAAAGAAAAAATGGAAAATACCTATATCTTCAAGTCATTCAAGACAACTATTCAGGACTAATTATTTCTTGGTCTGTTAAGTTAAGAAAAACAAAATACAACACCATCGAACTCCTGTCAGAATCAATGAACAAAGTAACTCCTAAATATTTAATCTGTGATGGAGGAGGAGAAAATGTAAATAATGAAGTACGTTCTCTCTTAAAAGATTTAAATATTTTACAAATTACCTCAAAAGGTAGCTCTAAAAGGCTTAATTTAAAAGTTGAGGCCTTCTTTAACATTTTAAAGAACAGGTATTTAAATAAACATAAACACTACTCAAAGATGTCTCTATACAAAACAGCGAAATCCGCTATAAAAAACTATAATAACTCTCCATCTACGAAGTTTTATGGTGCAACTCCATATGAGGTATATACAAAAGACATAGATTACAATTTTTTAAAAGAAGAATTGAATACAAAGCTTCAGTACGCTAAAATTCAGAGAAAAAATACTTATAACCAAGAGGTTAATCATTCCAGAACTTCCGGAAGTTGA
- a CDS encoding thrombospondin type-1 domain-containing protein has translation MTGKLNVNEDISSTTKICVAGRCRDFLEQSCPDGEAIKGIKSDGTLNCISVTPPSVPIDGGWTAWSVCSATCGGGTHTRSCSNPSPQNGGADCVGDFSESCNTQGCPVDGGWTAWTPCNKECGGGTQIRACTNPPPSNGGAGCDGSSLASCNTFACDKDGGWSDWGTCNTTTHVRTRTCSNPFPTGNGAGCVGASQKSCCTSQEGGYYHGECMARHGIPNNAKEDCWTTNGTYTWTCEPN, from the coding sequence ATGACGGGAAAACTTAATGTTAATGAAGATATTTCTTCTACGACAAAGATATGTGTTGCCGGAAGATGTCGTGACTTTCTGGAACAAAGTTGCCCTGATGGAGAAGCTATAAAAGGTATTAAGTCTGATGGAACTTTGAATTGCATTTCTGTGACACCTCCATCTGTGCCGATTGATGGAGGATGGACTGCATGGTCAGTTTGTTCCGCAACTTGTGGTGGAGGAACACATACTAGAAGTTGTTCTAATCCTTCCCCTCAAAATGGTGGAGCTGATTGTGTTGGAGATTTTTCTGAGAGTTGCAATACTCAAGGTTGTCCAGTTGACGGAGGATGGACTGCATGGACACCATGTAATAAAGAGTGCGGTGGTGGAACTCAAATAAGAGCCTGTACTAATCCTCCTCCTAGCAATGGAGGAGCTGGATGTGATGGATCTTCGTTAGCCAGTTGTAATACTTTCGCATGTGATAAGGATGGGGGCTGGAGTGATTGGGGTACTTGTAATACGACTACTCATGTACGAACTAGGACTTGTTCGAATCCATTTCCTACAGGAAATGGTGCCGGTTGCGTCGGAGCCTCACAAAAGTCTTGCTGTACTAGTCAAGAAGGCGGTTATTATCACGGAGAGTGCATGGCGAGACATGGAATTCCAAATAATGCTAAAGAAGATTGTTGGACAACTAATGGAACATACACTTGGACATGTGAGCCTAATTAA
- a CDS encoding DUF4097 family beta strand repeat-containing protein translates to MKRILFLLLLSTVSFGETREFALGHGEFDLVSTSGNIKITGVSGSKLKVNFEKIKWNKDCEIVFKKKDNKVKVEVKEDSSWFSSNECQINFSVSMPKNLESDLKLGSGNIELSEVNGEIDFKLGSGKVSVLNTSSASIEGDVGSGSIEIKYSTLLSGSDFESNTGAGNISILIPKSKTAKVKFKSGTGQLKNTVIQSDTADLKVDVKTGTGSLEIDYVK, encoded by the coding sequence ATGAAAAGAATCTTATTTTTACTTCTATTATCGACTGTTTCATTTGGAGAAACTAGAGAGTTTGCATTAGGTCATGGCGAATTTGATTTAGTGAGTACTTCTGGGAATATTAAAATTACTGGTGTAAGCGGAAGTAAGCTAAAGGTTAATTTTGAAAAAATAAAATGGAATAAAGACTGCGAAATAGTTTTTAAGAAAAAAGATAACAAAGTGAAAGTTGAAGTTAAAGAAGACTCGTCGTGGTTTTCAAGCAATGAATGCCAGATTAATTTCTCCGTAAGTATGCCAAAGAACCTCGAAAGTGATTTAAAGCTTGGTTCTGGAAATATTGAGTTGAGTGAAGTTAATGGGGAAATTGACTTTAAATTAGGTAGTGGGAAAGTTTCTGTGCTAAATACGAGTTCTGCCTCAATTGAAGGTGATGTAGGGAGCGGGAGTATTGAAATTAAATATTCAACGCTCTTGAGCGGTAGTGATTTTGAATCAAACACAGGAGCTGGAAATATCAGTATCTTAATACCAAAGAGTAAAACCGCGAAAGTTAAATTTAAGTCCGGGACAGGACAGCTGAAAAATACTGTAATTCAGAGCGACACTGCGGATTTAAAGGTAGATGTAAAAACAGGAACAGGCTCACTTGAGATAGATTACGTAAAATAA
- a CDS encoding helix-turn-helix domain-containing protein, which yields MKKIKQVPLDKILKALGDPIRLSVIKQLLDLGKNEITCGEFDYCVQKATFSHHIKILIEAEILCQRVEGVRKYLSISPDIKRHYPELLKTIKNS from the coding sequence ATGAAGAAAATAAAACAAGTTCCGTTAGACAAAATACTTAAAGCGTTGGGCGATCCAATACGACTTAGCGTTATTAAGCAGCTTCTCGATCTAGGAAAGAACGAAATCACTTGTGGTGAATTTGACTATTGCGTTCAAAAGGCGACCTTCTCTCATCACATCAAAATACTTATTGAAGCAGAAATACTCTGTCAGCGAGTAGAAGGTGTTAGGAAGTATCTCTCAATCAGTCCCGATATAAAACGTCACTACCCAGAGTTATTAAAGACAATTAAGAATTCTTAA
- a CDS encoding alkene reductase: protein MSSLFNPLKLGSLTLSNRIIMAPLTRARAGETRVPNDLMAKYYGERARAGLILTEATSVTPMGLGYADTPGIWSTEQIEGWKKITKAVHAEGGKIFMQLWHVGRISHSSFLNGELPVAPSAIKANGHVSLVRPITEYETPRALETSEVKEIVEAYKVGAKNAKEAGFDGVEIHAANGYLIDQFLQDSTNHREDTYGGSLENRARLLLEVTDAAISVWGADRVGVHLAPRCDAHDMGDSNPLETFGYVTRELSKREIAFIFTREYQADDSITPKLRELFSGVFIGNEKFTKESAEKAIDSGLVDAVAFGLPFIANPDLVKRFEVGADLNEVNPETIYTKTEIGYTDYPHL from the coding sequence ATGAGTTCACTTTTTAATCCTTTAAAGTTAGGAAGTTTAACTTTATCAAATAGAATTATAATGGCCCCTCTTACTCGTGCAAGGGCCGGAGAGACAAGAGTCCCCAATGACTTAATGGCCAAGTATTACGGTGAGCGAGCAAGAGCAGGGCTTATTCTTACGGAAGCAACTTCTGTAACTCCTATGGGACTTGGGTATGCCGATACTCCTGGTATTTGGTCGACTGAACAAATCGAGGGATGGAAGAAAATTACCAAAGCTGTTCACGCCGAAGGTGGAAAAATCTTTATGCAACTTTGGCACGTCGGAAGAATTTCTCATTCAAGCTTCTTAAATGGAGAATTGCCAGTGGCCCCTTCTGCTATAAAGGCCAATGGACATGTTTCTCTTGTTCGTCCAATTACTGAATATGAAACTCCAAGAGCACTTGAAACCTCAGAGGTAAAAGAAATTGTCGAGGCGTATAAAGTGGGGGCAAAGAATGCTAAAGAGGCGGGCTTTGATGGGGTTGAGATCCATGCAGCCAATGGCTATTTAATCGATCAATTTCTCCAAGATAGCACGAATCACCGAGAAGATACTTATGGTGGAAGTCTTGAAAATAGAGCGAGGCTCTTATTAGAAGTGACCGATGCAGCGATAAGTGTTTGGGGAGCAGATAGAGTGGGTGTTCACTTAGCTCCAAGATGTGATGCTCATGATATGGGAGATTCAAACCCACTTGAAACCTTTGGTTATGTGACCCGAGAACTTAGTAAGAGAGAGATAGCTTTTATTTTTACAAGAGAATATCAAGCCGATGACAGCATCACTCCAAAACTTAGGGAATTATTTAGTGGTGTCTTTATTGGAAATGAGAAGTTTACAAAAGAGAGTGCTGAGAAGGCCATTGATTCGGGCCTAGTTGATGCAGTGGCCTTTGGGCTTCCTTTTATCGCTAATCCTGATCTCGTTAAGAGATTTGAAGTGGGGGCGGATTTAAATGAAGTTAATCCTGAGACTATTTATACGAAAACAGAAATTGGTTATACAGATTACCCACATTTATAG
- the moaA gene encoding GTP 3',8-cyclase MoaA: protein MKSLIDPHGRRVRKLRLSFTDKCNLRCHYCMPVDSIFMDEKSFLSPLEYEEIVTDLCSFGLEEIRITGGEPLMRRSFKEIIERISPLPIKKIGLTTNAILLDRYFDILLENRVQYLNISLDSLDQDNFKKITYGNHLSRVLENIETARLKGFEIKINVVAMKGVNDHEIFDFINYSAKTGIEIRFLEFMRIGFACENQNDQFISATDLIEIIKTKYELKRVTKEYDSTSFNYLLDNGAQIGFIASESMPFCGNCSRWRLSADGQLKACLLKEGGLQIKDKSISEREEIYHTLLGMKPISRPKEVGHQMNAIGG from the coding sequence TTGAAAAGTCTTATAGATCCTCACGGTCGTAGAGTTCGAAAATTGAGGTTATCCTTTACCGATAAGTGCAATCTTAGGTGTCACTATTGTATGCCAGTGGATTCAATTTTTATGGATGAGAAGAGCTTTCTATCACCTCTTGAATATGAAGAAATTGTGACAGATCTCTGCTCTTTTGGTCTAGAAGAGATTCGAATTACTGGTGGAGAGCCATTAATGAGAAGATCTTTCAAAGAAATCATTGAAAGAATTTCTCCACTTCCAATTAAGAAAATTGGATTAACTACGAATGCTATTCTTCTCGATCGCTACTTTGATATTCTCCTTGAAAATAGAGTTCAGTACTTAAATATTAGTCTCGATAGTTTGGATCAAGATAATTTTAAAAAAATCACTTATGGGAATCACCTAAGTAGAGTCTTAGAAAATATTGAGACTGCTCGTTTAAAGGGGTTCGAAATAAAAATTAATGTCGTTGCAATGAAAGGAGTCAATGATCATGAGATTTTTGACTTTATTAATTACTCGGCTAAAACAGGAATCGAAATTCGTTTTCTTGAATTTATGCGAATTGGTTTTGCCTGCGAGAATCAGAATGATCAATTTATTTCGGCCACAGATTTAATAGAAATTATAAAAACAAAGTACGAGCTTAAGAGAGTGACAAAAGAGTATGATTCAACCTCATTTAATTATCTCTTAGATAACGGAGCACAAATAGGTTTCATCGCTTCAGAGTCTATGCCCTTTTGTGGGAATTGTTCAAGATGGAGACTCTCTGCTGATGGGCAACTTAAGGCCTGCCTTCTAAAAGAAGGTGGACTTCAAATTAAAGATAAATCAATTTCTGAAAGAGAAGAGATTTATCATACACTTCTTGGAATGAAGCCAATTAGTCGTCCCAAAGAAGTAGGGCATCAGATGAATGCCATAGGAGGATAG
- the moaC gene encoding cyclic pyranopterin monophosphate synthase MoaC: protein MLTHIDQNNMPSMVDVSAKEVNTRVATAESSIQLPESMREYFTGSDFVLKKGPVFQTAIIAATMAVKKTHETIPLCHQIPIESCKVNIQPSDSLKIIVTCTVKTSSKTGIEMEAMHGAVVACLTIYDMCKAVSHEMILGETKLLQKSGGKRLVFNRPLRGLVLTGGKSSRMKRDKALIEYQGVPHAEYIKSVLGKVCDEVYLSAREGQWSDTSLENIPTIFDSKESEGPISGILTAFEKYPDSNWIIVACDLPYFNEETISQLLENYCESSDAIAFKNSDKDFAEPLCTLYTPKAYSLFKTAVEEGTSCPVKVLKNARVKTLLQSGVVNLANINTPLELEEVKI, encoded by the coding sequence ATGCTTACTCATATTGATCAAAATAATATGCCTTCCATGGTAGATGTTTCAGCTAAAGAAGTTAATACTCGAGTTGCAACGGCCGAGAGTTCGATTCAATTACCTGAGAGTATGCGCGAGTACTTTACAGGGAGTGATTTTGTTCTAAAGAAGGGACCTGTTTTTCAAACGGCGATTATTGCAGCAACAATGGCGGTTAAGAAGACTCATGAAACAATTCCTCTCTGTCATCAGATTCCTATTGAAAGTTGTAAGGTAAATATTCAACCAAGTGATTCCTTGAAAATTATTGTGACTTGCACAGTTAAGACAAGTTCTAAAACAGGAATTGAAATGGAGGCCATGCACGGAGCGGTTGTGGCCTGCCTCACAATTTATGATATGTGCAAAGCAGTCTCACATGAAATGATTCTCGGAGAGACCAAGCTCCTCCAGAAGTCTGGAGGAAAGAGGCTTGTCTTTAATCGTCCTCTAAGAGGATTAGTTCTTACTGGTGGAAAGAGTTCTAGAATGAAAAGAGATAAGGCGCTTATCGAGTATCAAGGAGTGCCCCATGCTGAGTATATTAAGTCTGTCTTAGGTAAAGTTTGCGATGAGGTCTATCTTTCGGCAAGAGAGGGCCAGTGGAGTGACACTTCTCTTGAAAATATACCAACGATATTTGATTCAAAGGAGAGTGAAGGGCCAATTTCTGGAATTCTCACTGCTTTTGAAAAGTATCCTGACTCAAATTGGATTATTGTTGCCTGCGATCTTCCTTATTTTAATGAAGAGACTATTTCTCAATTACTTGAAAATTACTGTGAATCAAGTGACGCTATCGCGTTTAAAAATAGTGATAAAGACTTTGCTGAACCACTTTGTACTCTGTACACGCCAAAGGCCTATAGTCTTTTTAAGACAGCTGTTGAGGAAGGAACCTCTTGTCCTGTTAAAGTTTTAAAAAATGCAAGAGTGAAGACTCTCTTGCAGAGTGGAGTTGTAAATCTTGCTAATATCAATACTCCGCTAGAATTAGAAGAGGTTAAGATATGA
- a CDS encoding MoaD/ThiS family protein, translating into MKRVYIQYFAMLREKSNIEKEELETKAVTYADLYNELNHKYEFDLPLSMIQIAVNDEYIDKSREVIDGARIVFIPPVAGG; encoded by the coding sequence ATGAAAAGAGTTTATATTCAGTATTTTGCGATGTTGCGTGAGAAGTCCAATATAGAAAAAGAAGAGTTAGAAACTAAGGCGGTGACTTACGCGGATCTTTATAATGAATTAAATCATAAGTATGAATTTGACCTTCCTCTAAGCATGATTCAAATTGCTGTTAATGACGAATATATAGATAAGAGTAGAGAGGTAATCGACGGAGCTCGTATCGTCTTTATTCCTCCAGTCGCGGGAGGCTAG
- a CDS encoding OsmC domain/YcaO domain-containing protein — translation MKVNVIYLDNLKLEASFDDYRIISDQPVRYKGDGLAPGPFDYFLASSAMCAAYFVKVYCKARGIPTEDIRISQQNIVDPENRYKQSFIIQAELPPTISEKDRQGIISSMDRCTVKRVIQNEIDFKIEIKDSLESDAGLEYETETTPGTQTMILGKDCSLEETIENMTGLLKDLGINIEIASWRNPVPHVWSVHIRDADSPICYTNGKGSTKDSALCSALGEYLERISNNYFYNDYYLGEEVANAQFAHYPNEKWFKLTPNGKMPEGLMDKTLFNTYDVDGELRAHHLIDTNSGNKERGICALPFTRNSDQETVYIPVNLIGNLFVSNGMSAGNTIFEARVQSLSEIFERAVKNQIILDEIALPDVPMEVLKRFPTILEGIKKLEEQGFPILIKDASLGGKFPVMCVTLMNPRTGGVFASFGGHPKFEVALERSLTELLQGRSFEGMNDIALPTFNEFAVKEHNNIVDHFIDSTGVVSWKFFSSKSDYEFVDWDFTGTTEAEYNYLMSILKEMGKEVYLADYEELGSCACRILVPEYSEIYMPEDLVWDNNNKGVHFREDILSLHRLSDKQLNQLLEDMDEYELDDHLPVSELIGVAFDEVSNWGQLVNGELKAMINLALGNLEEAKDSVELLNQFNEYAPDRKKYYQVLNILLDIAIDDDLNFEDYKENLTLMFGEKVLNEANSTINREVKFFGLQETSINLEGIDKHQRLIESYNKLQVARSKYQN, via the coding sequence ATGAAAGTAAACGTAATCTATCTCGACAATTTAAAACTTGAAGCAAGCTTCGATGACTATAGAATCATCTCTGACCAACCGGTAAGATACAAAGGTGACGGACTCGCTCCAGGTCCCTTCGATTACTTCTTGGCCTCTTCGGCCATGTGTGCAGCCTACTTTGTAAAAGTTTATTGCAAGGCCCGTGGTATCCCAACGGAAGATATAAGAATTAGCCAACAAAATATTGTCGATCCGGAAAATAGATATAAGCAAAGCTTTATTATTCAGGCTGAACTTCCACCAACCATTTCAGAAAAAGATCGCCAAGGAATCATAAGCTCAATGGACCGCTGTACTGTAAAGAGAGTGATTCAAAATGAGATTGATTTTAAAATTGAAATCAAAGACTCTCTAGAGAGTGATGCCGGTCTTGAGTATGAAACTGAAACTACTCCAGGAACCCAGACAATGATTCTTGGAAAAGATTGCTCATTAGAAGAAACAATTGAAAATATGACAGGTCTTCTAAAAGACTTAGGAATAAATATTGAAATCGCTTCATGGAGAAACCCTGTTCCTCATGTATGGTCAGTACATATTCGAGATGCTGACTCTCCTATTTGCTACACAAATGGAAAAGGCTCAACAAAGGACTCTGCTCTTTGCTCGGCCCTTGGTGAGTACTTAGAGAGAATTAGCAATAACTACTTCTACAACGACTACTACCTAGGAGAAGAAGTTGCCAATGCTCAGTTCGCTCACTATCCGAATGAGAAGTGGTTTAAGTTAACGCCAAACGGGAAAATGCCCGAAGGGTTGATGGATAAAACTCTATTCAATACCTATGATGTTGATGGAGAGCTAAGAGCACATCATCTCATCGATACAAATTCAGGAAATAAAGAACGTGGAATTTGCGCTCTTCCATTCACTAGAAACTCTGACCAAGAGACTGTTTATATTCCAGTGAATTTAATTGGAAACTTATTTGTTAGTAACGGAATGAGTGCAGGAAATACAATTTTTGAAGCCAGAGTTCAATCTCTCTCTGAAATTTTTGAGCGCGCTGTAAAGAATCAAATCATCTTAGATGAAATAGCTCTTCCAGATGTACCTATGGAAGTCTTAAAAAGGTTTCCAACCATTCTAGAAGGCATCAAGAAACTGGAAGAACAAGGTTTTCCAATTCTTATAAAAGATGCTTCTCTAGGTGGAAAATTTCCTGTTATGTGTGTGACTCTTATGAACCCAAGAACAGGTGGAGTCTTCGCGTCTTTTGGAGGGCACCCAAAATTTGAAGTGGCCCTAGAGAGAAGTCTAACTGAGCTACTGCAAGGAAGAAGCTTTGAAGGAATGAATGATATCGCTCTTCCAACATTTAATGAGTTTGCAGTAAAAGAACATAATAATATTGTCGACCACTTTATTGACTCAACAGGAGTTGTCTCTTGGAAATTCTTTAGCTCAAAGTCAGATTATGAATTTGTAGACTGGGATTTTACCGGAACGACAGAAGCTGAGTATAATTACTTAATGAGTATTCTAAAAGAAATGGGTAAAGAAGTTTATCTCGCAGACTATGAAGAACTTGGTTCGTGCGCCTGTAGAATTCTCGTTCCAGAATACTCAGAAATTTATATGCCTGAAGACCTAGTATGGGACAATAATAATAAAGGTGTTCACTTTAGAGAAGATATTCTAAGTCTCCATAGACTTAGTGATAAGCAACTAAATCAACTTTTAGAAGATATGGATGAATATGAGCTAGACGATCACTTACCTGTGTCTGAACTCATAGGAGTTGCCTTTGATGAAGTCTCTAACTGGGGACAACTAGTTAATGGTGAATTAAAAGCAATGATCAATCTCGCTCTTGGAAATTTAGAAGAGGCCAAGGATAGCGTCGAGCTACTCAATCAATTTAACGAATACGCCCCAGATAGAAAGAAGTACTATCAGGTACTAAATATTCTTCTTGATATAGCAATTGATGACGACTTAAACTTTGAAGACTATAAAGAAAACTTAACTCTTATGTTTGGAGAAAAAGTTCTTAATGAAGCAAATTCTACAATCAACAGAGAAGTTAAGTTCTTTGGTCTACAAGAAACTAGTATAAATCTTGAGGGTATTGATAAACATCAAAGACTAATAGAGAGTTACAATAAACTTCAAGTCGCTAGAAGTAAGTATCAGAATTAG
- a CDS encoding TSUP family transporter — MNSILVKYNVEMDISGIQYVLIFIFVGFAGFVDSIAGGGGLITIPTYIALGLPSELILGTNKLVSTCGGSVAVFRYIRSGVIEFRIIMFGVIFGLVGASIGANLATHLDSKNMTYILIVIVPIIFILNHYRNRILDTDEVFIGTTALIVRCSLIGLIIGGYDGFFGPGTGTFLIVAMVLFMNMKMHKASASARLINFTSNISAFIVFFTKGLIAWEVASIAIIASITGNFIGSSFVVRENTKVIKSVFNFVLIGLLCKSVFDIIASK; from the coding sequence ATGAATTCTATTCTTGTAAAGTACAATGTAGAGATGGATATATCTGGAATTCAGTATGTTTTAATTTTTATCTTCGTTGGCTTTGCAGGTTTTGTTGATTCAATCGCTGGCGGTGGTGGATTGATTACAATACCGACTTATATTGCTCTAGGTTTACCTTCTGAATTAATTCTAGGAACCAATAAACTTGTGAGTACATGTGGTGGCTCCGTCGCGGTTTTTCGCTACATAAGAAGTGGCGTAATTGAGTTTCGAATCATCATGTTTGGTGTTATTTTTGGACTCGTTGGCGCTTCAATTGGTGCAAACCTAGCAACGCACTTAGATAGCAAGAATATGACTTATATTTTGATTGTTATTGTTCCTATTATTTTTATTCTAAATCACTACAGAAATAGAATTCTAGATACTGATGAAGTTTTTATTGGTACGACGGCCTTAATCGTAAGATGCTCACTTATTGGATTAATTATTGGTGGATATGATGGCTTCTTTGGGCCAGGGACTGGAACTTTTCTTATTGTCGCAATGGTTCTTTTTATGAACATGAAAATGCATAAAGCTTCTGCAAGTGCTCGTCTAATTAATTTTACGAGTAATATTTCTGCATTCATTGTTTTCTTCACTAAGGGACTAATAGCATGGGAAGTTGCCAGTATTGCTATTATTGCAAGTATTACGGGAAATTTCATAGGAAGTAGTTTTGTTGTAAGAGAGAATACAAAAGTTATAAAAAGTGTATTTAACTTTGTGTTAATAGGTCTTCTTTGTAAGTCAGTCTTCGATATTATCGCAAGTAAATAA